ATCTGGGCGCGGAGCCGTTCGGTGATGTTGATGGTCTTCGAGAGCGCCAGATCGACGTTGAAGAGTTGCTGCTTCCGGATCTGGCCGCTGCGGGACGGAGTGTAGCGCGGGGCGAAGCTCGATGTCATCAGCCAGGCGTACTGGCTGAAGTCGGTGGCCGAGCAGCCGCGGCTGATGCTGAACGGCTGGGGAACGACGCGGCCGTCGTCGAACTGGCGCAGCACGCAGGGGTTCCAGCCGCGGATCTGGTGCAGCTTCCAATCGACAGTGCCGTTCCAGTCGCCGCCCAGCGTGCGCGGATCTTTCAGCATGATCACGTTGCCGGGCAGGTTGTTCGGCTCGCCCGAGCCCCACTGGGTGTAGGTGCTGATCGTCCAGCCGCCGATAAAGGCGTTGGCCAGCCTGCCCACATTGCCGCCCCACTTCTTGCCGCGGCCCATGGGCAGGTCGTACACGGTGTTGAATTTGAAGTAGTGGGGCCGGTCGTTGAAGTACAGGCCCTGCTGGGGCACGTTGTTGTAGGGGTCGTTGTAGCCCCAGCGCTCGATCATCTTGCTGAGCGTGTAGTTCCACATCAGCGTCAGATCGCGCCCGACGCGGTGGTTGTAATTGATCTGGAGGGAGTTGTACCAGATCTTCGAAGTATTGAGCCCCTGCATCAGCATGTCGCCCGAGAACTGCGGGAAGGGGCGGTTGAGCTGGAACCGGGTGAGGTTGGCCGCGGTGAAGTGCGTGGTGCCGCGGAAGGCCTCGATGCCCCGGAAGGGGTTGGGGATGGTGGCGTTGCAGTAGTTCGGGTCGCCGCCCTCGAGCAGATAGCACTGCTTGCGGAACGCCGCCGACGGGATGTTGAAGGCGCGCTCGTCGTTGGCGCCCACCGTGCGGCTGCCGACGTATGACACGTCGATCGTCGAGTTGCCGCTCAGCAGATACTGGAAGCCGAACGAGAACTGATGGACGTACGGCGTCCAGAAATCGGGGTTGAACCAGTTCGTGTTGCGCCCGAGGAACGTGTTGTAGCCGCCGCGCGCCCCCAGCGGGAACGTGATTCCCCCCGGATAGGGGTTGGTGAGCAGCGTGTTGGACACGAGCGTGCGGCCGCCGTCCTCGCTGTTGACCATGGGCGTGTTCTCGGTGAAGCCGGCGAACTGCAGGAAGTTGTTGTTCGGGTTCATGAAGTAGAGCCCGTAGCCGCCGCGCATGACGAGCTTCTGAGCCATCTGGTAGGCGAAGCCAACGCGCGGCTGCCAGTTGTTCAGGTCGCGACGGGCGGCAATGCGCGGGTTGCCGCCCACGCCCACGAACTCGAGTCCGCCGGTCAGGTTGGCCAGGTTCGGATAGAGCGCCAGCATTGCTGCCGGGATCTGCCGCGCCACCGGGCTGGGCGCATTCGGGTTGAAGCCGCGGTTCATGCGGTTCCACTTCTCATCCGGAGGCCCGTTGTAGTCCCACCGCAGGCCCAGGTTCAGCGTCAGGCGGCGTGTGACTTTCCAGTCGTCCTGGAAGTACGGCGCGAAGTACCACTGCCGGTTGAACGGATATAGCGGGATGTTCACTGAGCCGGTGACGCCGCCGATCAGGAAAGAGGCGTAAGAGTCGCCCGCAGTCGGCTCGCCCTGGTTCCAGAGACGCTGCGTCCACTGCGTCTGGCCCTGGAAGAAGAGGATGTTGCCGGTGTTCTGCTGGATGAAGTGGATGCGCCGCAGGTCGACGCCCATCTTCATCGTGTGACCGCGCCAGATCTTGGTGAGGTTGCTCATCAGGTTGTAGTTGTTGGTGATGTTGATGGACTGGTAGCGGCCGAGCGAGCTGTAGCCGGGGAACTCCCAGCGGCCGAAGTAGCGCGGCGTCGGGAGCTGGTTGATCAGAGAAGCAGGCAGGCCGAGGCTGGTGAGGTCGAAGTTCTCGTTGGCGCGGCCGAAGCCCTTTTCGATAAAACGGTTGTACGAGCCGCGGACGTTGATCACGGTGGTCGGCGTGGCCGTCCAGACCCAGTCGGCGACGTAGGCGTCATTGATGCGCTGGAACGGCTGCTGGCCGTCGGTGCCGACCTTGTTGTCCAGGTTGTTCACGGCGCGGTCTTCGGTGCGGTCGTTGGAGGCGTGCCGGACGAACGCCCTGTGGTTCTGCCCGAAATTCCAGTCGAATTTCAGAATCAGATTGTAGAACTTGTCCTTGGCCGCGTACTCCGGATTCAGGTTGTTGACCGTGGAATAGCGCACGCCGGCCGTTTTCGCGTTCGGCAGCGGCATGAACTTCGTCACGGCGGCCGCCACCGGGCTGATCATGCTCTGCGGAATGATGTTGCCCGGGAACGGCTGGCGGACGGGATCACCGGCCTGAAGCGTGTAAGCGTAGGGATTGTAAATCGTGATCGGACGGCCGTCGGCGGCGGTCAACTTCGAGAAATCCCCCTGGCGCATTTCCGGCTCGGGATAGGAGTTCTGAAGGAATTGCGGCCATTTTTCGCGGTAATTCTCGAAGCTCCCCAGATAGAATAGCCGGACCGCGCCGTCTTTCTTGAGCAGCTTGGGCATGTAGACGGGCCCGTCCACCTGGAAACCGTACTGGTCGAGCGTGTGATCCGGACGCGGGGCGCCGACGGCGTTGTTCTGATACGTGTTGGCGTCGAGCGCGCGGCGGCGCATGAACTCCCACGCGGTGACATGGAAGTCGTTGCTGCCGGACTTGAGAACGACGTTGAACACGCCGCCGCCGGTCTTGCCGTACTGCGCGTCGTACGAGTTCTGCTGGACGCTGAACTCCTGCACGGCGTCGACGATGGGCACATAGGCGATGTTGTTGCCGCCCGCCTGGCCGTTGTTCGGCGCGCCGTCGAGCAGGAACTCGTTGTTGGACTGGCGGCCGCCGTTGACCGACCATTCCGCAATGGCGCCGTTGTCGAACGGGCGCTGCCAGATGGCCGCGCCGCGGAACGTCACGCCGCTCATCATGGCGCCGAGCATGAACGGATTGCGCGAGTTGAGCGGCATTTCGGCCACCTGCCGCGTGTTGACGATGGCGGCGCGGCTGGCGGTCTGCGTCTCGAGCACCGCGACTTCGGCGGTGACGTTGATCGACTCCGTCACCATGCCGACTTCGAGCGTGATGTCGAGCGGCACGATGCGGCCGACTTCCAGAATCAGGTTCTCGCGGTTGAACTGCTTGAACCCTTCCGCCTGCACGGTGACGCGGTAGTTGCCGGGGCGCAGGAACGGAATGGAATACGTGCCGGTCGAGTCCGTCGTCGCCGTCGATGTCTCATTGGTTGCCGTGTTGATGGCGGTGACCTTCGCATTGGGCACCACGCCGCCCGTGGAGTCGAACACGCGCCCGGAGATTGTGGCGCGGAACTCCTGCGACATGGCAAACGCGGCCAGGATGCAGAGCAGGACTGCAGCTCTGGCCAGAACGGTTCGTCTCATTCGGTGGAACCCCCTTTCAAACAATCAAACGCCCGCATGCATTTCCTCGGAGATCAGCGAGGAACCCCCTGGCTGGCATACGGGTATCGGGATTCTATCAAAGGGGATGGATGGATTCAACCGTTTTGCGCATCGCAATTCCCCGCGTATTCATGGGGGATTGGCGTCCTGGCGAGGTCCGCCGCAGAGCCTGAGGCAACAGCCTGCGGAGCGTCCGCAACAGCAGAGATTCGCCGCCTGCTGATGGCCTGAAGGGGCGGAAGACTGCGCTGTTCTTCTGGCGCGGGCGGGCGGATGAACAGCAATCGGGCGGCAGCCCCGCCGGGGAACTGCCGCCCGCGTCAAAGCACGTGTTCCGGAGGTCAGAACGGATAGAGCGAAATGGGCTGCGGACCTGAGCCGGCGCCGACGGTGGCGACGTCGCCCTCGGGCGAGATCTGGCGGCAGAAGATGCCCGTGTCGCCGAGATAGACCTCGTACTCGGCGTTCTCGCGGATGACGCCCTGGATGAGCGCCTCCGAGAGCGGGTCTTCGACATACTTCTGCAGGGCGCGGCGCAGCGGGCGGGCGCCGTAGCTGCGGTCCGTGCAGGTCTTTTCGAGGATGTATTTCGAGGCGTCCTGGTGCAGCCGCACCTTGATGCCCTTGGCGGCGAGGTTGGCGTTGAGCTGGCCGACCATGAGGTCGATGATCTTGATCAGGTCCTCGTCCGTGAGCGACGTGAAGAGGATGATTTCGTCGAGGCGGTTGAGGAACTCGGGATTGAACGCCCGCTTGACCTCCGCCTGCACCATCTCCTCGACCTTGTGCGGGATCCCGGCCGCTTCCTGGGCATGGAAGCCGAGCTGGCCCTTCTTGTCGAGGAAGCGCGCCCCGAGGTTCGAGGTCATGATGATGATCGTGTTCTTGAAGTCGACCGTGTTGCCGAGCCCGTCGGTCAGCTGGCCGTCCTCGAAGACCTGCAGAAGGATGTTGTAAATGTCCGGGTGCGCCTTCTCGATTTCGTCGAGGAGGATGACCGAGTAGGGGTTGCGCTTGACGCGCTCGGTCAGCTGGCCGCCCTCTTCGTAGCCGACGTAGCCCGGAGGCGAGCCGATGAGCTTCGACACCGAGTGCTTCTCCATGAACTCGCTCATGTCGAAGCGGATGAGGGCCTTCTCGCTGCCGAACAGGAATTCGGCGAGCGCCTTGGCGACTTCGGTCTTGCCGACGCCGGTGGGGCCGAGGAAGAGGAACGAGCCGGCGGGGCGCTTGGGGGATTTGAGGCCGGCGCGGGAGCGGCGGATGGCGCGCGCGAGCGCGTTGATGGCCTTGTCCTGGCTGACGACGCGCTTGTGCAGCTCCTGCTCGATGCGGAGCAGCTTGGCGGCCTCTTCTTCCTTGATGGCGGTGACGGGCACGCCGGTCCAGCGGGCGACGACTTCTTCGATGTCTTCCTTGGTGACGATGCCGGTGGCGGTGTCGTCGAGGTTGTACTTCTCGCGCAGCTGGCGCAGGTTCTCGCGCTCGCGGCGCTCCTCGTCGCTGAAGAAGCGGGCTTTCTCGAACTCGTGGTTCGCGATGGCCGTCTCCATGCGGTGGACGATGAACTTGATGCGCTTCTGCACCTCGGCCACTTCGGCGGGGAGCGTCGTCTGCTTCAGCTTGACGCGGGCGCCTGCCTCGTCGATGAGGTCGATGGCCTTGTCCGGGAGGAAGCGGTCCGGGATGAAGCGGCTGGAGGCGTAGACAGCCGTGCGGATGGCGTCGTCGGTGTAGGCGACGGCGTGGAATTTCTCGTAGCGCTCCTTGATGCCGAACAGGATCTTGCAGGCGTCTTCTTCCGACGGCGGCGGGACCTTGACCGCCTGGAAGCGGCGCTCGAGCGAACGGTCCTTCTCGATGCTCTTGCGGAACTCGGCAGGCGTCGTGGCGCCGATGCACTGGATTTCGCCGCGGCTGAGGGCGGGC
This DNA window, taken from Bryobacteraceae bacterium, encodes the following:
- the clpC gene encoding ATP-dependent Clp protease ATP-binding subunit ClpC produces the protein MFERYTEKARRVIFFARYEACQFGSPYIETEHLLLGLLREDKLLANRFLRSQANIESIKKQIEAQTTTREKVPTSVDLPLSTECKRVLAYAAEEAERLGHKHIGTEHLLLGLLREDKCFAAELLHERGLRLNQVREEIARATGERTAPASRTAKEASLLTEFSRDLTQAAADGQLDPLIGRDYEVERVVQILCRRTKNNPVLIGEPGVGKTAIVEGLAQRIVEGDVPSFLADKRILALDLSLIVAGTKYRGQFEERLKTIMKELMESQNAIIFIDELHTLVGAGSAEGSLDAANILKPALSRGEIQCIGATTPAEFRKSIEKDRSLERRFQAVKVPPPSEEDACKILFGIKERYEKFHAVAYTDDAIRTAVYASSRFIPDRFLPDKAIDLIDEAGARVKLKQTTLPAEVAEVQKRIKFIVHRMETAIANHEFEKARFFSDEERRERENLRQLREKYNLDDTATGIVTKEDIEEVVARWTGVPVTAIKEEEAAKLLRIEQELHKRVVSQDKAINALARAIRRSRAGLKSPKRPAGSFLFLGPTGVGKTEVAKALAEFLFGSEKALIRFDMSEFMEKHSVSKLIGSPPGYVGYEEGGQLTERVKRNPYSVILLDEIEKAHPDIYNILLQVFEDGQLTDGLGNTVDFKNTIIIMTSNLGARFLDKKGQLGFHAQEAAGIPHKVEEMVQAEVKRAFNPEFLNRLDEIILFTSLTDEDLIKIIDLMVGQLNANLAAKGIKVRLHQDASKYILEKTCTDRSYGARPLRRALQKYVEDPLSEALIQGVIRENAEYEVYLGDTGIFCRQISPEGDVATVGAGSGPQPISLYPF